The following is a genomic window from Leptospira dzoumogneensis.
TAGAAGAATCCGAAAAAGCAAAACTCACCATCTTAATGGCGAACGAGATCAAAAGCGCTTCCGATAAAAAGAAACAACTTAAAGTAGTCACCTACAAAGTTAAAAGAAACGAAACACTTTCAGAGATCGCTACTCGTTATAAGGTCTCTATGGAATCCATCGCAGGTTCTTCCAGTATTAATTTAGAAGATACATTATACCCGGGACAAATATTACAAATCCCGAATAAACAAGGTCTATTATATAAATTCAAGGCGGGAGATACTGTCGCCAAAGTAGCTTCTCTTTACAAAGTAAACTTGGATGAAATTTTAGAAGAGAATAAACTGGACGATCTGGATATTCTTCGTCCCGGCCAAAAAGTTTTTCTTCCAGGAGCCGTAATCCCTGATCCTGCTCCTAAATGGGTGGTTCCAGTTACTTCTCATGTGGTCACTTCCAATTACGGTTGGAGAACCTTCCCTCAACACAAATTCCATGAAGCACTGGACTTAAAGGCGAATTACGAAGCGGTTATGGCTGCTCGTAACGGTAAGGTAGTATTCTCAGGATGGATGGGCGGTTACGGAAACGCGATCGTGATCGAACATAACGACGATTTCAAAACATTATACGCGCATAATTCCAGGCTGAATGTAAAACGAGGGGACTATGTGGTCGCAGGCAAGAAGATCTCGACCTCAGGATGTACAGGTTACTGCTTCGGCCCTCACTTACATTTTGAAGTGATCCATAAGGGAAAATCGGTTAACCCAGGAAAATACCTAAAAGGTCTCAGCTACAAAAGAGGCTCTAAACCGAACCATTAAGATTATGATGTTTCGATCTTTCTTTTTTGCTTTTAGTTTTATTCTCATATTAGGCTGCGGACCTTCCGTTTCCGAACATCTGGAAAAAAGGACCAATTCCCAATATTCTTCCACTCATGGGATCGAGGTATTTTTTAATACTTCCAGAGCGGTAAATCCTGGAACACAAGTAGCCTGTTCTAATTCTTATTTTCTGAATTTCGGAAATATGGGAACACAATCAGGGTCCTGTTTGATCAATGTTCCTGCGGACAGAGAGATAGGCTCCCTTCCGTTCGGCCTGGGAAATAAAGAGAAATCATTTCAATTCTTAGAACATAGAGTTTCTATCCAAGGCAAAACCAAAGAAGAGCAAGAGAAACTTTGGTGGAAAAGAATAGAAGAAGATCCTTTCGAAGAAGTGATCGTATTCGTTCACGGATTTAATGTAAACTTCGAAGAGGCAATTTTAAGAGCGGCCCAGCTCAAATACGATCTGAAATTTCCAGGCAAGGTAGCGCTGTATACTTGGCCGGCAGGAGGAGACGGTTCCATGCTTGGGACCTTCTTCCTAAAAAACACTTACGAAAAAAATCTAGTCTCTGCGAGAAGCAGCAGGGATTCTTTCAAATACTTCCTGAAAAGAATGGCCTCCACTAACAAAAAGATCCATCTATTGGTCCATTCTATGGGGCATCAGGTAGTCTTAAATTCAGTTTCCGAACTTTCTAAAGAATGGGGAGACAGACCTTTTCTAAAGGAACTGGTTTTGAATGCGCCTGATTACGATACCGGTGAGTTTATACTCATATTAGATAGTTTATTAAAATCTTCGGAAAGGATCACATTGTACTGCTCTCCCGGAGACTCCGCATTATTTGCCTCCGCACAGATCCACCAAACTGGAAGACTAGGCGCCTGTTCCAAATTTCCAGGAGTGGATGTGGTCAATGTAAACCCGATCGACTCCTCTTTATTGTCGCTAGGTCACGGATATTATTCTTCCCGTCCGATTTTGACCGATCTATACCAATTGTTTTTGGGTCTGGGAGCGGAGAAGAGGTTGTTCATCCGTAAGTCCTACGGGAACGAAAACTATATTCTCCGAAATTAAATCCTTCTAAACCCGGAATCGATCCACCTGTCCCTGGGACGGGAATATCCGCGCAAGATCACACGTTAGACGATATATCAAAAAATTTCGGATTTTAGTCCGAAAGGATTAGATGGGTTTTTATATACGAATGGTTGTTTCAAAAAAAATTACAGGGTAATAAACATTCCTTACAAAAATCACACTTATATTCTATTTTACTTGCAAAGATCTCTATTCATTTTTCGCCCATATTTCTGCAGATATTTTCACTTATCATTTTTCATTTATGTGGTTGAAACAATCGGTTTTATTCGTAGATTAGAAGTATGCTCACAAAACCTAAGATCCTAGTTGTGGAAGATGAGATCATAGTCGCAGTCAACTTGGGCCAGAAACTTAAAAAATTAGGTTACGATCTCGTGGGCATCACATCCTCCGGAGAGGAGGCCATCCAAAAGGCGGAAGAGAATCATCCAGATCTGGTCCTAATGGATATCAATATTGAAGGAAATCTGGACGGGATCCAAACTGCCGAACTACTAAGGAATAGATTCCAAACCCCGGTTATTTATCTTACAGCATATGCGGACGAGAACACTCTCAATAGGGCCAAAAGAACTCAGCCTTTAGGTTATATAGTCAAACCTTTTGAATCCGACCAGCTCCGTTCTTCTATCGAAGTTGCTTTGTATAAAAACGAGCTGGAGCATAGAAATCGCAAAAACGAAGAATCCTTAAAATCCACTTTGAACCAAATGGAATCCGGGATCATCACTACGGATGAGAACGGCCTAGTACTATTTTGTAATCCGGTGGCGGAAAAGATCGCAGGTCTTAGTTACGCAGAGTCTATAGGACTTTCCTTAACAAAGATTTTAAAATTAGAAGATCCAAACTCTTCCTCTTATACTCTTCCTCTTTCGGACGTGTTAACCTCTAACCAAACGATTGAGAAAAATGGAATATTCGCGGTCGATGGGATCGGAAATAAAACTTCAGTTTCCGTTCAGATCTCTCCCATCTTAAACACCGAAGGAAAATCCAGCGGTTCTATCACTGTTCTTCGTTTGGGAGAATCGGATAATACAAACCAGTCTTACTTAAAAGAGATCCACCATAGGATCAAAAACAATCTTACAGTTATTTCCTCTTTGCTGAGCATGAACGCTTCCAACCTGAAGGACCAGGAGACCTTGGATATTTTCAAGGACAGCCAGCATAGGATACAGGCAGTGGCCCTTCTGCACGAAGTGCTTTATGAAAACCATGATCTGTCTTCTATCAGTTTCGATCTGTATGTGCGCAAGCTTACCGATCTTTTATTCGAAGTATATAAAGTAGATCGTTCTAAGTTCAAACTAGTGTTGGATATCCAAACTCCAAAGATCCCAAGCGAGATGGGTATGAACTGTGCATTGATCATAAACGAACTTTTAACTAATTCATTCAAACATGGGTTCAAAGGCAGAGAGAGTGGTTCTATATTGATCCGTTTTAGTTTGAATGACGAACGATATTTCTTAGAAGTGAAAGATGACGGTGTGGGTGTGTCCGAGGATACTATGGCTCAAACCCGCAATTCAGGCTCTTTGGGACTTTCTTTGGTAGATTCTTTCGTAAAACTTTTAAGAGGAAAACTTAAGCTTGAGAACGATAACGGCTGCAAGGCCACCTTAAGCTTCCCTGTAAAACACGAGACCTAAAAAACGTTTTACTCGTCGGCTGAATCGGACAACTCTGATCCCGATGAAGACAAACTTTGAATTCTTTGAAATCGTCGAGAGAGAAGACGGAGTAGCTATCGTCTTCTTAAACCGTCCCGACAAAAGAAATGCGATGAACTGGAGTTTCTGGAGAGACCTTCCGGATGTCGTACACGAAATTAACTCCAATCAAAAAATCAGATCCTTCGTAGTTGCAGCAAGAGGCAAATCATTCTCCACAGGTTTGGACCTGGACTCATTCTTCCAAGAATTTGGATCCGTAGTACAAGGTACCTATGGAGATGATCGTAAAAAATTCTATGAACTGATCCTCCGAATGCAGAAAGGGATCAATGCAGTTTATGATTCTCCTAAACCTTCCGTTGCCGCAGTCCAAAAACATTGTATCGGTGGCGGACTAGATCTGATCTCTGCTTGCGATATTCGTTATGCGACTTACGATGCAAGCATCTCCTTAAGAGAAGCAAAGGTAGCGATCGTAGCGGATATGGGCTCTATCAACAGACTTCCTTCTATCATTGGACAAGGAAACACGAGAGAACTCGCCTACACCGGTAAAGACATAGACGGAGAAGAAGCTCTCAGAATGGGACTTGTCTCTAAATTGTTCAAGGACCAAGACCAACTTTTGGAAGGTGCAATTGCAACCGCTTCCGAGATCGCTGCAAATCCAAGAATAGTGGTAGAAGGTACTAAGGAAGTAATGAACTACTCCGAAGGAAAACCTTTAGCTGTCGGTTTGAACTATGTCGCGGTTTGGAATTCCAGCTTTATGGATTCCAGGGATTTTAGAGAGGCAATGAAAGCCTTTAAAGATAGAAAAAGGCCGGAATATAATAAGAATTAATTTAGCAAGCGTGGGTGGGATGTGGGAACTCCTGCAAACGGTAGATACGTTTTGTGGAATTCCTGCATCCTAATTAAACGTAAAGATCCAAAAGTCTGGATCTCCCTTCGGAAGCTTGGGCTTGCACTTGAGCCTCTACGTTCAGCTTCAAAAGTTTAGAATTCATATCCGACTGAGCTTGGAATATTTCCCTAGGCAGATTGGCGATTCTTTCGATCATGAGAGATTGGCTGGTTTGGCTACCGATTTCCATTTTCTTTACCTCTATAGAGTGGGGATTTTTTCTTTCCTTTGCCCCCGTTTCAATCATCGGTTGATCTGTGGAAAACTTGATTATTTTAGGAATTTTTTTAGCCTGTCCCAGTCGTGGGTTTTAGGGAACTGATCATAAGCGCCATCCATCGGGAAAGGCAGAGAGAATTTACTAAGGCGTTTAACCTATACAAGGAATCCCTGAATTTTACCAAAAATCCCAAAACCGTAGTGAAGGTGAAAAACCGCCAGGCATGGTGCCAATATTATATTGGGAATACCAGAGAGACCCTGAATCTTTTCCAGGAATTGCAGGACCGTTTTTCCACTCATCCGGAAAGCAGATTGTATTATGCAAATTATCTCATCAAGGTTCACAATTTTAAATCCGCTAAAAAGATACTTACCACTGCAATCGAGATATTCCCGGACCAGTTGGAATTATATCTAACTCTAGCGAGTTTATTAAAAGATACGGATAGATCCAATGAGGCGATCCAAGTATTAAAGCAGGCCTTATCCCAGGAAAAACTGTCCAGAGGAAGAGGGATCAAACGAAAAGATATTTGGTCCGAACTCGGATATTTGTATTATCAAAGGGGAGATTATAACTCGGCCTTAGCTTCTTTAAAAACCGCCATGAGAATGGACGAAGAAGAGACCTTTTTACATTACGATATGATCGCTCAGTGTTATCTGAAAGTTTCGGATCATAAGAATGCACTTAAATTCATAGATCTATATATCAAATATTTCGGAGAATCCGACGCGGATATACTCGTTGTAAAAGCGAGAGCCCACGCTCAATTGCAGGAAAGTCACTTGGCCTGCGCTTCTTTACTGCAGGCCTACTCCATGGAAAACGGTCTTAAACTTTCTGCGGAGGATATGGTGGATTTCGGCCCGTTATTGCAGACCGGTTTTTTTGATACATTAGAGAATGTTGAAATAGACGAAGCCTGATCACCTGCCTCGCATAACCTGCAAACTTAATTCAAATCACTACCATTCTACATTGGCAGGATTTGCATCTACAGGATAAGTAGAAATATCGTATTTTAAGGCATTCACTATTCCATCATCTAATGCGGATTTTATAACATTCCTATTCGTATCTAAGAAACTTTGAGCGTTATAAACAAAAGACGCAAAAAGAGGATTATTATAATAATTAAATATGACATCCGATATGGGAGTATGATACGGGACATCAGTTAAAAATACGGGATAAGATTTCACCTCAATACCACAAGAACAAACCTGACTTAAAGGCTCCATATCCGTTTGGAGTTTAGGTTCCCCATTATCAAACGATCCGTTATTATTCGTATCGATCCACAAACGCGGCAGGTCTTCGTCGTATAAAATCGGAGCAGAGGAACTTGCAGCTTTAATAAATTTTAGAGGATAACCGTATTGGGCCATACTATCGGAGGCAGGAGTAAGAGTGGCAAGATTGGAAGAAAGGATCAAATCAAAATCATCGTTATAATATTGAAAGTAAAAACCTCCGGTTGAATATCCGATAGCTTTACCTGCATAACCGTCGGAGGTGGATACAAAAGCAAAAGTCCTTTCAAGTTCGTAAATAAATTCAGGATAGAACTGGCCCTCGTAAGTATAATCCGGAATTACTTCTTTATCAGATGAATAAAAATAATAGTCCTGACCTACTCTTGAGATCCGAAATGCCTTGCCATATCTTAAAAAGAGATCAGAGGACGAATTCTGATCATAGACTCTAAAATGTACCAACGAGCGATTTTGGACCGAATATGTAGTGTTAGCCCTTTTTACTATAGAATATCCAGAAGAGTAAAGATATGGAAGAGGATTAACAATTTTATCAAAGTACGAAAGTAGAATAGTTTCCGAGGGAGTATTAAAATTTTCGACCTGTATAGTCACAAAACGCCTTAGATATTCATCCAAATCATATTTCATTTCAATAAAATAGACTGAATTCTGCAGATAATAGCGTAAAGATACGTTCTTATATTCTTTTCCCTCAAATTCAATATCTCCTATTACAAGAGCCGCTCCCAATTCAACTGTATCCGCATAATTTAGGATAATATACTTGCATAGATCGTTTTCCTGAATGATCGAATACACTGCATCCATCTCCGAATTCAAATTGGAAGTGTATAATTCCGATTGTGGTAAAATTGAGTAAGCTCCCAAACTCTGATCGGAAGATTTACTTCCAAGCTTCATTAGATCCTTCTTGGTTGGAAGCTCTTGAACCAGATATTTTGGAGAATTCGGAACTGACTGAACGACACCGAATAAGAAGGCCAAACTACTTATTGGCTCAGAACCGGCCCCAGGCTGGCAGCCGTAAGAAAAAATATTAAACCCGAAGATCAGAATAAAAGAAAATAATATTTTTTTCATACGTTAGCCAAAATATGGGAAATCCCCGGATAGATTCTTTATAAGTTTTAGCTAACGTTAGGCGCAACAATATTTTGCCATATATTCCTTATTTTCTATAGAAAAGGCGATTATGCGGGAATTTTATTCTTCTCCCGCATATATTTGAAGACGTAATTTAAAAGATCACTTCCCTGCTAATTTTCTCTTAGCAAGATCTTGGATCTTTAAAAAATCCTCTAACTTCAAAGTGTTTTTTTCTCCCACAGGAGAATTACTTATTTCACTATGGTTGTGAACATAAGGAATTCCAATCTTTAGCAGATCATCCTTATCGATCACAATCGTTTTTGTTCCTCTTGTGACTGTGAGATAATCGGATGTAGGTATCATCTTAGAATGGTCTGAAGAATTTTCCAACTCCACCTTACCTTGGCAATGGCAGATAAAAGTCATGTCTTCTACAATATTAGTAAAAAATTGAGTTCCTCTTACACCCGCAGTAGTTGTTGGAGTTCCTAAGCTTAAGCCCTCACCTTTTGCAAGTTTATTGGAGAGAAGCCATGATCTTCCCTTCTCTTGGAAAAACTTTTTGTCAGATTTGATGTCGTCGAAGCGGAATCTGGAACCGGATTGGATTTCCAGCAAGGAAACATTTTCTCCAAATGCGATCGTTGCAGTGGCGCCTTCGTCCGTAACCAATGTGTCACCGTTTTGGATCTCTTTGTTCACTTCTGCCTTGGATTTTTCGGAACCCCTTTCTAAGGTTACGTTCCCTACAACAAATGTGATCACTCCCTTACCTACATCCGCTTCCTTTTTACCGCAAGAAAACAAAACGCATGTTATACCTAGAAGAAATAGAACTGATAATATTTTCATAGCGGTCGATTGTGGAGGCTCTTTTAAAGGAAGTAAATCTATTTTTGAAAAAGAAGAGACTATTATAGTCCGTACCAATCTTTAGTTTATCAATAAACATCCGATGTCGGGCTTCCAGAGCCGATGCAGTAGGCTCTTATAATTATTCTAAACGAAGAAGCGGGTAAATAAAAGTCTTATTGGCGCTTATTTTTTCTGAGAAGTTTTCTTGGGAGAAGGGACTTTCCGTTTTGTAGCCTTCTTCTTAGAAGCCTTGGAGGTCCTATTATAATCCAAGGCAAGTCCCATCCAGTATCCAAACTCTTTCTCAAGCTTTACTTCTTCGATATTTACGAATACAAATCCTTTCATCAGATTTCCATTATGGATCATTGGTCTGGCTTTTTTCTTTTCTAAAACGGATTCGTAATCTTTGGGATCTATTCTGAACATAAGCTCCTCGTCCCTGACACAAACGCACATCTTTCCGTTTACCATAAAACAAAGACCACCGAACATTTTTTTCTCTTCTACCTCTTTTTGTTCGGTGAGAGTTTTTCGTACACGTTCGGCCGTTTTTTCGTGAATCGCCATATACTTTTCCTAAGTTTTTAGATGTTTATTCGAATGAAAATCCGATTACTCAGGAACATTCGCGAGCTGGTTTACATCTTCTCCCGGGACCAAAATAAATTCTCCATTAGAACCTTTTAGTCTGCTTTCCAGAAACGGTTTATATTCTTCCGAATTATAAAAGTTTCGGAGAGCTTCTTTGGACGGCCATTCGATGATCAGGAATAGTTGAGGAAGTTTTCTGTCCCCTTCTATCTTTTCCATATTCGTGGTCCTGGAAAGATATCTTCCCCCGAATTTTTCCACCATCTTGGTCACACTGCGCACATAAGCAGGGATCCAACGCGCGCTGGTAATATTTAATTCTGCTACGGAGTAATACTTCATGACCTTCTCCAATCTTAGATTTTGAAATGGTTGCAAGCCTTTTCAGGATTACTTTGAGATGTAAACTAGTGAAAATCCGTATATTCTTATCATCTCGAACGAATTTTTAAGGGCGATATTATAAGATCAGTCGAATCTTACTCGGTTTTGGTGCAAAATCCATCATAGACAAGCGGGATGTAATCGGTTCTTTCAAAGGGATCGATAGAATGTATCCGCCGAGGAAAAAATGCAAAAAGAACATTTCGACGTGATCACTGTGGGCGCGGGTTTATCAGGGATCAGCGCAGGTTATCATCTTCAAAAACTTTGCCCGGGTAAAAAATATACGATCTTAGAAAGTAGATCGGATATAGGCGGGACCTGGAGCCTATTTCGTTATCCTGGAATTCGTTCCGATTCCGATATGTTTACTTTGGGTTATTCTTTCCGACCTTGGAAAGAAGCGAAGGCAATCGCCGACGGACCTTCTATCCTAAATTATGTGAGGGAAACAGCATCCGAATTCGGAATAGATCGTAATATCAGATTTGAACATAGAGTAACCTCGACTTCTTGGTCCAGTAAGGAAAATTTTTGGACTTTAACCGTAGAAGTAGGACCTAAAAAAGAAAAACGCACATACACTGCGGACTTTCTTTATATTTGCAGCGGTTATTATAATTACGATAAAGGGTTCACTCCGAATTTTCCCGGAGTAAAGAATTTTAAAGGACAGATCATTCATCCTCAACATTGGCCTGAAAATTTAAACTATAAGGGCAAAAAGGTAGTAGTGATCGGAAGCGGTGCAACTGCGGTTACATTAGTTCCATCTATGGCGGATGATGCTTCTCATGTTACTATGCTGCAAAGGTCTCCTACTTATATTACCAGTCTTCCATCCAAAGATATAGTCGCAGATTTTTTAAGATTTATTCTGCCTGCGAAACTTGCTCATCATATCACTCGTATCAAAAACATTCTGATCCAAATTTGGTTCTATCAAGTTTGTAAAAGATCTCCTAACTTTGCGAAGTGGCTGATCAGATTAAGATTAAAAGCCTCTCTTCCTAAAGGTTATGATATAGATACTCATTTCAAACCGAATTACCAGCCTTGGGATCAAAGAGTATGTTTGGTGCCCGACTCCGATCTTTTCAAGTCGATCTCCAAAGGTAAAGCATCCATAGTCACAGATCATATTGAAACTTTCACAGCCAAGGGGATTAAATTAAAATCCGGGAAAGAATTAGAAGCGGATATTATAGTCACTGCAACAGGATTAGAATTACTCGCAATCGGCGGGATACAACTAAAGGTAGACGGTGAAGCGGTAGATATTTCCAAACAATTTACATTCAAAGGTTTAATGCTAAGCGGAGTTCCTAACTTCGCATTTTGTGTGGGTTATACAAACGCATCTTGGACATTAAGAGCGGATCTAACTTCTACTTATGTTGCGCGACTTCTGAACCATATGGATTCAAAAGGTTACAAACAATGTGTTCCGGTTTGTGATCCTTCCAAAATGGAGAAGGAGCCTATACTGGATCTGAATTCCGGATACATCCAAAGAGCCATAGAGCAGTTCCCTCAAAGGGGAGCAAATAGACCTTGGAGATTCCATCAGAATTATCTAATGGATCTATTCGATATAAATTTCGCGAACGTGAACGACTCTAACCTGTCGTTCGGATAAAAACAAAATAGGAAGAAGAAAACCCAAATGAAAAGTTTTAAAAATAAAGTGGCCGCCATTACCGGGGCCGGATCGGGAATGGGCAGAGAACTTGCGATCCAACTTGCGGAACAAGAATGCAATCTCGCATTATCAGACGTAAACGAAGCTGGCCTTGCGGAAACAGTTCAATTAGTAAAGAAGAAGAATCCGAATATTTCCGTTACCAGCCAAAAACTGGACGTATCGGATCGCTCCGCTGTTTTCGATTGGGCCTCAAAAGTAGCCAAAGATCATAATAAGATAAATTTAATATTTAATAATGCAGGGATCGCATTCGGCTCCACGATAGAAGGATTCGAATCCAAAGATTTTCAAAGAGTTATGGACATCAACTTCGGCGGAGTAGTGAACGGAACCCAAGCATTTCTGCCCTATTTAAAAGAAAGTGGAGAAGGTCATATCATCAATACCTCTAGTGTATTCGGGATCATCGCAGTTCCAGGGACCTCTGCATACAATGCATCCAAATTTGCAGTGAGAGGATTTACGGAGACCTTAAGGCAAGAATTGGACCTTACCAAAGTGAAAGTTTCCGCAACCAGCGTCCATCCTGGCGGTATCAAAACTGCAATTGCAAAAAGTTCTAAGACCAATGATAGCGTGAGAGCACTTGGCTTGGATCCAAATACTGCAGGGGAAAAGATGTCCGCTCAGTTTATAACGACTGCAGAACGCGCCGCAAAAGTGATCCTTAAAGGAGTAAAAAAGAATTCCCGCAGAGTTCTTATCGGGCCGGATGCAGTATTTGTGGATCTGATGCAGAGATTACTTCCCACTTCTTACCAGGTAATAATCGGGAAACTTCTACTCAAACAAATGAGATAAATTCGATTTACGGAGAGCCATTCGATTGGCTTTCCGTAAACAAAATCCGTTTGTAAGAGACCCTATCCGAAAAATATAAAGAATTTTTCAGGAAAGTAGTGATCTCACTGTATTACTTGTTTTATGATATCCAGGAATTGTGCGGGCCGAAACGGTTTAATGATCCATCCGTTCGCTCCGGCTTCTGCGCCTTTCTGTTTTATATTTTCTTCCGACTCGGTAGTTAGGGTCAGAATAGGCACATTCGTATTTCTCTTTCTTACCTCGCGTATAAAAGCAAGCCCGTCCATCACCGGCATATTTATATCCGTTATGACTAGATCGTATTCGGCATCGCTGAATTTGTCTATGCCCTCCTTTCCGTCGGATGCAAGAGTGACTTCATAGCCGCCTATCCCCAACGTCTGCTGGACCAAACTCCTCATAGTAGCCGAATCATCTACCGCTAGTATCCTTAAGTTCCCCATATATTAAGCTCCTTTAATAAATAACGTAAAGTTGGAAGGATTCAATTCATAAAAACGGCATAGACCGAATTCACGAATGATGAAATTTTTGGAATATTCCGATATCGATTCTGCAGAACCCAAAATAAGAAAGCTGTCTTGATCCAATGCCTTCTCTATTTTATTGAATAAACTTTTTCGCTCCTGCTGATCGAAATAATAAGATACGTTCCTGCATAGTATTAAATCACAACCGGATGGATAAGGATCGTAGATCAAATTATGCTGTTTAAATTCTATAATAGATCTTATTTCATCATTCACCCTGTACAGTCCTTTGGAGACAGGATCGAAATACTTTGCAAGATGTGCCTCAGGCAATCCCCTTCCTATCTCGAAAGCGGAAAAAACCCCGCCTTTGGCTTTTTCTATCGTATCCTTTGCTATATCCGTTGCGGTTATGCTGATATTCTTAAATAAATGAGGATACCTTTCATGGATGGAGATCGCCACCGAATAAGGCTCTTGTCCCGTGGAACAGGCAGCCGACCATATTTTGATCTTGGGATCCTTCTGTTGTTTTCTCTCCAAGATCTCAGGTATGATCCTTTCTAAGATCGCTCCGAAAATACTTTCGTCCCTAAAAAATCTAGTTTCGTGAGTAGTTACTCTTTCTATTACTCTCTCCCTAAATTCAAGATCGGAACCTTCTTTGAATTTTTTAGACAATTGCCCGAAGTCGGATAAATTATAATCCGCTAATATATCCGAGAGACGACTTTCCAAAAGATAA
Proteins encoded in this region:
- a CDS encoding peptidoglycan DD-metalloendopeptidase family protein is translated as MIFKKPRQLTAGKEILRTDNFTLIYLGAFHFHYSFYFRGNLYHGNLDFRRRKFRVIPLVASVIFMVLFLGIWMSPSNASMESASTEVTENDSEDLKAKKGDEKFLEESEKAKLTILMANEIKSASDKKKQLKVVTYKVKRNETLSEIATRYKVSMESIAGSSSINLEDTLYPGQILQIPNKQGLLYKFKAGDTVAKVASLYKVNLDEILEENKLDDLDILRPGQKVFLPGAVIPDPAPKWVVPVTSHVVTSNYGWRTFPQHKFHEALDLKANYEAVMAARNGKVVFSGWMGGYGNAIVIEHNDDFKTLYAHNSRLNVKRGDYVVAGKKISTSGCTGYCFGPHLHFEVIHKGKSVNPGKYLKGLSYKRGSKPNH
- a CDS encoding alpha/beta hydrolase, giving the protein MFRSFFFAFSFILILGCGPSVSEHLEKRTNSQYSSTHGIEVFFNTSRAVNPGTQVACSNSYFLNFGNMGTQSGSCLINVPADREIGSLPFGLGNKEKSFQFLEHRVSIQGKTKEEQEKLWWKRIEEDPFEEVIVFVHGFNVNFEEAILRAAQLKYDLKFPGKVALYTWPAGGDGSMLGTFFLKNTYEKNLVSARSSRDSFKYFLKRMASTNKKIHLLVHSMGHQVVLNSVSELSKEWGDRPFLKELVLNAPDYDTGEFILILDSLLKSSERITLYCSPGDSALFASAQIHQTGRLGACSKFPGVDVVNVNPIDSSLLSLGHGYYSSRPILTDLYQLFLGLGAEKRLFIRKSYGNENYILRN
- a CDS encoding histidine kinase dimerization/phosphoacceptor domain -containing protein; protein product: MLTKPKILVVEDEIIVAVNLGQKLKKLGYDLVGITSSGEEAIQKAEENHPDLVLMDINIEGNLDGIQTAELLRNRFQTPVIYLTAYADENTLNRAKRTQPLGYIVKPFESDQLRSSIEVALYKNELEHRNRKNEESLKSTLNQMESGIITTDENGLVLFCNPVAEKIAGLSYAESIGLSLTKILKLEDPNSSSYTLPLSDVLTSNQTIEKNGIFAVDGIGNKTSVSVQISPILNTEGKSSGSITVLRLGESDNTNQSYLKEIHHRIKNNLTVISSLLSMNASNLKDQETLDIFKDSQHRIQAVALLHEVLYENHDLSSISFDLYVRKLTDLLFEVYKVDRSKFKLVLDIQTPKIPSEMGMNCALIINELLTNSFKHGFKGRESGSILIRFSLNDERYFLEVKDDGVGVSEDTMAQTRNSGSLGLSLVDSFVKLLRGKLKLENDNGCKATLSFPVKHET
- a CDS encoding crotonase/enoyl-CoA hydratase family protein, producing the protein MKTNFEFFEIVEREDGVAIVFLNRPDKRNAMNWSFWRDLPDVVHEINSNQKIRSFVVAARGKSFSTGLDLDSFFQEFGSVVQGTYGDDRKKFYELILRMQKGINAVYDSPKPSVAAVQKHCIGGGLDLISACDIRYATYDASISLREAKVAIVADMGSINRLPSIIGQGNTRELAYTGKDIDGEEALRMGLVSKLFKDQDQLLEGAIATASEIAANPRIVVEGTKEVMNYSEGKPLAVGLNYVAVWNSSFMDSRDFREAMKAFKDRKRPEYNKN
- a CDS encoding tetratricopeptide repeat protein, whose amino-acid sequence is MGFRELIISAIHRERQREFTKAFNLYKESLNFTKNPKTVVKVKNRQAWCQYYIGNTRETLNLFQELQDRFSTHPESRLYYANYLIKVHNFKSAKKILTTAIEIFPDQLELYLTLASLLKDTDRSNEAIQVLKQALSQEKLSRGRGIKRKDIWSELGYLYYQRGDYNSALASLKTAMRMDEEETFLHYDMIAQCYLKVSDHKNALKFIDLYIKYFGESDADILVVKARAHAQLQESHLACASLLQAYSMENGLKLSAEDMVDFGPLLQTGFFDTLENVEIDEA
- a CDS encoding FecR family protein; translated protein: MKILSVLFLLGITCVLFSCGKKEADVGKGVITFVVGNVTLERGSEKSKAEVNKEIQNGDTLVTDEGATATIAFGENVSLLEIQSGSRFRFDDIKSDKKFFQEKGRSWLLSNKLAKGEGLSLGTPTTTAGVRGTQFFTNIVEDMTFICHCQGKVELENSSDHSKMIPTSDYLTVTRGTKTIVIDKDDLLKIGIPYVHNHSEISNSPVGEKNTLKLEDFLKIQDLAKRKLAGK
- a CDS encoding TfoX/Sxy family protein, whose translation is MAIHEKTAERVRKTLTEQKEVEEKKMFGGLCFMVNGKMCVCVRDEELMFRIDPKDYESVLEKKKARPMIHNGNLMKGFVFVNIEEVKLEKEFGYWMGLALDYNRTSKASKKKATKRKVPSPKKTSQKK
- a CDS encoding DUF1330 domain-containing protein — protein: MKYYSVAELNITSARWIPAYVRSVTKMVEKFGGRYLSRTTNMEKIEGDRKLPQLFLIIEWPSKEALRNFYNSEEYKPFLESRLKGSNGEFILVPGEDVNQLANVPE
- a CDS encoding flavin-containing monooxygenase; its protein translation is MQKEHFDVITVGAGLSGISAGYHLQKLCPGKKYTILESRSDIGGTWSLFRYPGIRSDSDMFTLGYSFRPWKEAKAIADGPSILNYVRETASEFGIDRNIRFEHRVTSTSWSSKENFWTLTVEVGPKKEKRTYTADFLYICSGYYNYDKGFTPNFPGVKNFKGQIIHPQHWPENLNYKGKKVVVIGSGATAVTLVPSMADDASHVTMLQRSPTYITSLPSKDIVADFLRFILPAKLAHHITRIKNILIQIWFYQVCKRSPNFAKWLIRLRLKASLPKGYDIDTHFKPNYQPWDQRVCLVPDSDLFKSISKGKASIVTDHIETFTAKGIKLKSGKELEADIIVTATGLELLAIGGIQLKVDGEAVDISKQFTFKGLMLSGVPNFAFCVGYTNASWTLRADLTSTYVARLLNHMDSKGYKQCVPVCDPSKMEKEPILDLNSGYIQRAIEQFPQRGANRPWRFHQNYLMDLFDINFANVNDSNLSFG